In the Deinococcus malanensis genome, one interval contains:
- a CDS encoding YfiT family bacillithiol transferase, with amino-acid sequence MNDLSYPIGAAPASSPALPEQRSAAIAALRSFPAELSGAVAGLGDTQLDTPYREGGWTVRTLIHHVADSHLHAYVRTKLALTEPEPVIRPWDVDTWAELPDSRLPVQPSLDLLAGLHARWAELYSSVDGPGWERCFVHPDLAGRAGRPPAAWAQAFQADEQGRVRLARWLAVYIWHGQHHTAHILGLRQRKGW; translated from the coding sequence ATGAACGACCTGAGCTACCCCATCGGAGCGGCGCCAGCGTCCTCGCCGGCTCTGCCTGAGCAGCGGTCTGCCGCCATTGCGGCGCTGCGTAGCTTCCCTGCCGAACTGAGCGGCGCCGTGGCCGGGCTCGGCGACACGCAGCTGGACACGCCGTACCGCGAGGGAGGCTGGACTGTTCGGACCCTGATTCATCATGTGGCTGACAGTCACCTGCACGCCTATGTCCGCACGAAGCTGGCGCTGACCGAACCTGAGCCGGTGATCAGACCCTGGGACGTGGACACCTGGGCCGAACTGCCCGACAGCCGGCTGCCGGTCCAGCCCAGCCTCGACCTGCTGGCTGGACTGCACGCGCGCTGGGCTGAGCTGTATTCGTCGGTTGACGGGCCCGGCTGGGAGCGCTGTTTTGTTCACCCGGATCTGGCAGGCCGTGCGGGCAGGCCCCCGGCGGCCTGGGCACAGGCCTTTCAGGCCGATGAACAGGGTCGTGTCCGTCTGGCCCGGTGGCTGGCTGTGTACATCTGGCACGGACAGCACCACACCGCCCACATTCTGGGCCTGCGCCAGAGGAAAGGCTGGTGA
- a CDS encoding pyridoxamine 5'-phosphate oxidase family protein yields MSSHYDPRRRDPSVSRRPQNRQEEAWIEALLLRGRIGRVATLWQGEDGQAFPFITPLAYAYRPQEHDIVYHTNIVGRLRANTVQGHPATFEVSETGSFLPSNSPLELTVQYRSVIAFGTARLLTDPAQMRAALSVLCVRAFPDLRPGQEMRPILDSDLARTSVYSLAVERWSGKENWTETALQDESWPPLSPDQARPRPSTPSQSSADATVAP; encoded by the coding sequence GTGAGCAGCCATTACGATCCCCGTCGGCGCGACCCATCGGTCAGCCGCCGTCCCCAGAACCGCCAGGAAGAGGCCTGGATCGAGGCCCTGCTGCTGCGCGGGCGCATCGGCCGCGTGGCCACCCTGTGGCAGGGTGAGGACGGGCAGGCGTTTCCCTTTATCACGCCGCTGGCCTACGCCTATCGCCCGCAGGAGCACGACATCGTGTACCACACGAATATAGTCGGTCGCCTGCGCGCCAACACCGTTCAGGGTCACCCGGCCACGTTCGAGGTGTCGGAAACCGGCTCGTTTCTGCCCAGCAACTCACCGCTGGAACTGACCGTGCAGTACCGCAGCGTGATTGCGTTCGGCACCGCCCGGCTCCTGACTGACCCGGCCCAGATGCGCGCCGCCCTGAGCGTGCTGTGCGTGCGGGCCTTTCCCGACCTGCGGCCAGGCCAGGAAATGCGCCCCATCCTGGACAGCGATCTGGCACGGACCTCGGTCTACTCGCTGGCTGTCGAACGCTGGAGCGGCAAGGAAAACTGGACGGAAACGGCTCTTCAGGACGAGAGCTGGCCGCCGCTTTCGCCGGATCAGGCAAGGCCGCGGCCCAGCACTCCGTCTCAGTCCTCCGCTGACGCTACGGTGGCACCATGA
- a CDS encoding glutathionylspermidine synthase family protein produces the protein MQRLSFPPRPDWESRLQQVGFTWYAPTPEHPVPYWGEDVAYAFTPQQIAALQRDAQELTRLVLDATGHAIEHGRLNELGIPAFLHAAVRESWDRDDPTLYMRLDLAYDGQGRPKLLEVNAQTPTSLLEASVCQWQWLEDRLEAGQLPPGTTQWNTIHEGLLEQWAHLREARGITQAHFSAARSDEDIATVTYLRDLAQTQGVSGSFLLAEEIGTRPEDPWLLDTWSLPIRNLMWLWPFEFAWEGRDAAHLAATQTRFLEPLWKAVTGSKGLLALLHELHPGHELILPATLKPGTLGAQVVRKPLFSREGQNVTLPGGTSTPGDYADLPMVEQAYIDLPVFEAADGPRYPVLGVWVAGDEVCGLGLREGRGRVTDNRATFAPHVVREEGP, from the coding sequence ATGCAGCGCCTGTCGTTTCCCCCCCGCCCCGACTGGGAGTCCCGCCTCCAGCAGGTCGGCTTTACCTGGTATGCCCCCACCCCCGAGCATCCGGTGCCCTACTGGGGCGAGGACGTGGCCTACGCCTTCACACCGCAGCAGATCGCAGCGCTGCAACGTGACGCCCAGGAACTGACCCGGCTGGTGCTGGACGCCACCGGCCACGCGATCGAACATGGCCGCCTGAATGAGCTCGGAATACCGGCCTTCCTGCACGCGGCAGTACGTGAGTCGTGGGACCGCGACGACCCGACACTGTACATGCGGCTGGACCTCGCCTACGACGGCCAGGGCCGCCCGAAACTGCTGGAGGTCAATGCCCAGACGCCGACCAGTCTGCTGGAAGCCTCGGTATGCCAGTGGCAGTGGCTCGAAGACCGGCTGGAGGCCGGGCAGCTCCCGCCTGGCACCACACAGTGGAACACCATCCACGAAGGCCTGCTGGAACAGTGGGCGCACCTGCGGGAGGCTCGTGGCATCACCCAGGCGCACTTCAGTGCCGCGCGCAGCGACGAGGACATTGCGACCGTCACCTACCTCAGAGACCTGGCCCAGACCCAGGGCGTCTCCGGATCGTTCCTGCTGGCCGAGGAGATCGGCACCCGCCCTGAGGACCCCTGGCTGCTGGACACCTGGAGCCTGCCGATCCGGAACCTGATGTGGCTGTGGCCGTTCGAGTTTGCCTGGGAAGGCCGTGACGCCGCCCATCTGGCCGCCACCCAGACACGCTTTCTGGAGCCGCTGTGGAAGGCCGTGACGGGCAGCAAGGGCCTGCTGGCGCTGCTGCACGAGCTTCACCCCGGCCATGAGCTGATCCTGCCGGCCACCCTGAAGCCCGGGACGCTGGGAGCGCAGGTGGTCCGCAAACCTCTCTTTTCGCGTGAAGGCCAGAACGTGACGCTGCCGGGCGGAACCAGCACGCCAGGGGACTATGCCGACCTGCCCATGGTCGAGCAGGCCTACATCGACCTGCCGGTCTTCGAGGCGGCCGACGGTCCGCGCTATCCGGTGCTGGGCGTGTGGGTCGCCGGTGACGAGGTCTGTGGTCTGGGCCTGCGTGAGGGACGGGGCCGGGTTACCGACAACCGGGCCACCTTTGCTCCCCATGTGGTCCGCGAAGAGGGGCCATGA
- the pdxR gene encoding MocR-like pyridoxine biosynthesis transcription factor PdxR, which yields MASQKAPLSGNSISPLSELPFGVLLCRSGPEPMHAQLAKQVREAVLSGTLPAGTRLPGSRRLALHLGVTRGVVADAYAALVADGTLAATVGSGTRVPGGAARPQAALQRAPAWFTPPAPAPVDGPPGQPGVHFQVGVATTATLDQRVWRKAWADAARQPVSGDYADPQGEADLRAALCAWTGRSRGLSTTAEHVLVTAGTLQALNLIVRALLPPGSAVLMENPGYRAARQVMLDAGHHVQPLSVDEDGAVVTAQTPPARLVYVTPSHQFPLGVRMSLPRRLALLEWAERHDALIVEDDYDGEFRYGAPPLPPLASLDRSGRVLYLGTLSKALTPAVRTGFLLAQGALMPALVRARLLLDGGHPLPVQRALTHLLIRGEVDRHVRRTRRWHAQVRGALTRELVGLAPLAHLGGIEAGLHLCLHLAPGLDAGALTDRLASRGIFVSTLASHTFAGPEAQALLLGYAGLTAAQARAGSQEIARMVRATPGCPAPYEQA from the coding sequence ATGGCCTCCCAGAAAGCTCCACTTTCAGGCAATTCAATCAGTCCACTTTCCGAACTGCCTTTTGGGGTGCTGCTGTGCCGGAGTGGCCCTGAGCCGATGCATGCGCAGCTGGCAAAGCAGGTGCGTGAGGCCGTGCTGTCCGGAACCCTGCCTGCCGGCACCCGGCTGCCAGGATCGCGGCGCCTGGCGCTTCACCTGGGCGTAACGCGTGGCGTGGTGGCCGACGCCTACGCCGCCCTGGTGGCCGACGGCACCCTGGCAGCCACGGTCGGCAGCGGTACCCGGGTGCCAGGCGGAGCGGCCCGGCCGCAAGCTGCGTTACAAAGGGCCCCGGCGTGGTTTACCCCTCCGGCGCCCGCCCCGGTGGACGGCCCGCCGGGGCAGCCCGGCGTGCACTTTCAGGTCGGCGTGGCCACCACCGCCACCCTGGACCAGCGCGTCTGGCGGAAGGCCTGGGCTGACGCGGCACGCCAGCCGGTCAGCGGCGACTACGCCGATCCGCAGGGAGAAGCGGACCTGCGGGCAGCACTGTGCGCCTGGACCGGGCGCTCAAGGGGGCTGTCCACCACGGCAGAACACGTGCTGGTCACCGCCGGCACCCTGCAGGCGCTGAACCTGATCGTGCGGGCGCTGCTGCCGCCCGGCTCAGCTGTCCTGATGGAAAATCCGGGCTACCGCGCCGCGCGTCAGGTGATGCTGGATGCCGGTCACCACGTACAGCCGCTCAGTGTAGATGAGGACGGGGCCGTGGTCACAGCACAGACCCCCCCGGCCCGGCTGGTCTATGTCACGCCCAGCCACCAGTTTCCGCTGGGCGTGCGCATGAGCCTGCCCCGGCGCCTGGCCCTGCTGGAGTGGGCCGAGCGCCACGACGCCCTGATTGTCGAGGACGATTACGACGGCGAATTCCGCTACGGCGCCCCCCCCCTGCCGCCACTGGCCAGCCTGGACCGCTCCGGACGGGTGCTGTACCTGGGCACGCTGAGCAAGGCCCTGACTCCGGCGGTGCGCACGGGCTTCCTGCTGGCCCAGGGCGCCCTGATGCCGGCGCTGGTCCGCGCACGGCTGCTGCTCGACGGCGGGCATCCGCTGCCTGTGCAGCGGGCCCTGACCCACTTGCTTATCCGCGGCGAGGTGGACCGGCATGTGCGCCGCACCCGGCGCTGGCACGCCCAGGTACGTGGCGCCCTGACCCGCGAACTTGTCGGGCTCGCCCCCCTGGCGCATCTGGGCGGTATCGAGGCGGGGCTGCATCTGTGTCTGCATCTGGCACCGGGGCTGGACGCAGGCGCACTGACCGACCGGCTGGCCAGCCGGGGAATCTTTGTTTCCACCCTGGCCTCCCATACCTTCGCCGGCCCGGAGGCTCAGGCCCTGCTGCTGGGCTACGCCGGACTGACGGCGGCGCAGGCCCGCGCCGGCAGCCAGGAGATCGCCCGGATGGTCCGTGCAACTCCTGGCTGCCCCGCCCCGTATGAGCAGGCATGA
- a CDS encoding aspartate aminotransferase family protein, with translation MTQSKWLDAELKYDSGVFNKHQVVITRGQGAVVWDEQGRAYIDCMVGAGVANVGHSHPDVVRAVQEQAAKLMVLAQTLPNDRRAEFLTELVSVLPQGLDRVFLCNSGTEAMEAAKKFAITGTGRQRFVAVKRGFAGRSLGALAFTWEPKYREPFGEAVDNRHVDFITYGNLDELRAAVTDETAAVILEVVQGEGGVRPASLEFVQEARRITKERGALLIIDEIQTGFGRTGKMFGCEHYGVIPDGITLAKAMAGGVPVGAFAMTAAVADRMPAGGHGSTFGGNPLAMAAGVAALRAMKREGMAEQAREKGAYFMEKLRAIGSPKIREVRGLGLMIGVELKEKSAPYITALEHDEGVLTLPATPLVVRFLPPLTISREQIDQVVTSFARVLENVNPRADRQAELAAQAPGQPAR, from the coding sequence ATGACGCAGAGCAAATGGCTGGATGCCGAACTGAAGTACGACAGCGGGGTGTTCAACAAGCATCAGGTGGTCATTACCCGCGGACAGGGCGCCGTGGTGTGGGACGAGCAGGGCCGCGCCTATATCGACTGCATGGTCGGGGCCGGCGTGGCCAACGTGGGGCACAGCCACCCGGATGTGGTGCGCGCCGTGCAGGAGCAGGCCGCAAAGCTGATGGTGCTGGCCCAGACGCTTCCCAACGACCGCCGCGCCGAGTTCCTGACGGAACTGGTCAGTGTGCTGCCTCAGGGCCTGGACCGGGTGTTTCTGTGTAACAGCGGCACCGAGGCCATGGAAGCGGCCAAGAAGTTTGCCATTACCGGCACGGGCCGTCAGCGTTTCGTGGCGGTCAAACGCGGGTTTGCCGGCCGCAGCCTGGGTGCGCTGGCCTTCACCTGGGAGCCCAAGTACCGTGAGCCCTTCGGCGAGGCCGTGGACAACCGCCACGTGGACTTCATCACCTACGGCAACCTGGACGAACTGCGCGCCGCTGTGACTGACGAGACGGCCGCCGTTATTCTGGAAGTGGTGCAGGGTGAGGGCGGCGTGCGCCCGGCCAGCCTGGAATTTGTGCAGGAAGCCCGCCGGATTACCAAGGAGCGCGGCGCCCTGCTGATCATCGACGAGATCCAGACCGGCTTCGGCCGCACCGGCAAGATGTTCGGCTGTGAGCACTACGGCGTGATCCCGGACGGCATCACGCTGGCCAAGGCCATGGCGGGTGGCGTGCCGGTAGGCGCCTTCGCCATGACCGCTGCGGTGGCCGACCGGATGCCCGCCGGGGGCCACGGCTCGACCTTCGGAGGCAACCCGCTGGCCATGGCGGCCGGCGTGGCGGCCCTGCGCGCCATGAAGCGCGAGGGCATGGCCGAGCAGGCCCGCGAGAAGGGCGCGTACTTCATGGAGAAACTGCGCGCCATCGGCTCGCCCAAGATCCGCGAGGTGCGTGGCCTGGGCCTGATGATCGGCGTGGAACTCAAGGAAAAGAGCGCGCCCTACATCACTGCCCTGGAACACGACGAGGGGGTACTGACACTGCCCGCCACGCCGCTGGTGGTGCGTTTCCTGCCGCCGCTGACCATCAGCCGGGAGCAGATTGATCAGGTGGTGACCTCGTTTGCGCGGGTGCTGGAAAATGTCAACCCGCGCGCGGACCGTCAGGCGGAACTGGCCGCCCAGGCTCCTGGTCAGCCGGCCCGCTGA
- a CDS encoding cupin domain-containing protein yields the protein MHLVSLARAREAAPIPGFLEVFHRGSLRLELYRPRGHDPQQPHAQDELYVVISGSGTFRCAGQVQTFGPGDLLYAAAGAEHRFEAFSEDLEVWVVFYGPSGGEQPGSRRVLGQVWPE from the coding sequence ATGCATCTGGTTTCTCTTGCCCGGGCCCGCGAGGCGGCGCCGATTCCCGGATTTCTGGAGGTTTTTCATCGCGGTTCGCTGCGTCTAGAACTCTACCGGCCGCGCGGCCACGATCCCCAGCAGCCTCATGCCCAGGACGAGCTGTATGTGGTGATCAGCGGCAGCGGCACCTTTCGCTGTGCGGGGCAGGTTCAGACGTTCGGGCCGGGTGACCTGCTGTATGCCGCAGCCGGCGCCGAACACCGGTTCGAGGCATTCTCCGAGGACCTGGAAGTGTGGGTGGTGTTCTATGGTCCGTCCGGAGGCGAGCAGCCCGGGAGCAGAAGGGTGCTGGGCCAGGTGTGGCCCGAATGA
- a CDS encoding cob(I)yrinic acid a,c-diamide adenosyltransferase: MKLYTKTGDGGQTGLYGADRVSKAHIRVEAYGTVDELNSAIGLARAHNGRSHQPHAALDADLEYLQNALFDVGADLATRTGTPYEKNLSRMDAQDVAFIEAMIDRYADGAPPIRNFVHPSGTLTASALHLARAVARRAEREVIRLLHEEEANEQVQIYLNRVSDLLFAMARAANHVAGLQEEQWAVKGRR; this comes from the coding sequence ATGAAGCTTTACACCAAGACCGGGGACGGTGGCCAGACGGGGCTGTACGGGGCGGACCGAGTGAGCAAGGCGCACATTCGCGTGGAGGCCTACGGCACTGTGGATGAACTTAACAGCGCCATAGGTCTGGCACGGGCGCACAATGGCCGCAGCCATCAGCCGCATGCGGCCCTGGACGCGGATCTGGAGTACCTGCAAAACGCCCTGTTTGACGTGGGCGCGGACCTGGCCACCCGGACCGGGACGCCGTACGAGAAGAACCTCAGCCGCATGGATGCGCAGGACGTGGCGTTTATCGAGGCGATGATCGACCGCTATGCGGACGGCGCGCCCCCCATCCGCAATTTCGTTCATCCCAGCGGTACCTTGACGGCCTCTGCGTTGCACCTCGCCCGGGCAGTGGCGCGGCGGGCCGAACGCGAAGTTATCCGACTGCTGCACGAGGAGGAGGCCAACGAGCAGGTGCAGATCTACCTGAACCGGGTCTCGGACCTGCTGTTCGCCATGGCGCGCGCCGCCAACCACGTGGCCGGGTTACAGGAGGAGCAGTGGGCCGTGAAGGGCCGGCGCTGA
- a CDS encoding GNAT family N-acetyltransferase — MIRPVQVHDTALGLAALREPRPGSPATASAEALSRHLGQLAAEGYRLVGVFEDEDGPAVTVAGYRTMTTLAGGRTLYLDDLSTLPRFRGRGHAGRLLVWLDAEARRLGSEALHLDSGVGEARFTVHRQYLRHSMGITCHDLEKRLP, encoded by the coding sequence ATGATCCGGCCGGTTCAGGTGCATGACACGGCACTCGGCCTTGCGGCGCTGCGCGAGCCGCGTCCCGGGTCTCCGGCTACGGCCAGCGCAGAGGCACTTTCACGGCACCTGGGCCAGCTCGCCGCAGAAGGCTACCGGCTGGTCGGAGTGTTTGAAGACGAGGATGGGCCGGCGGTCACGGTGGCCGGCTACCGCACCATGACCACGCTGGCCGGTGGCAGAACCCTGTACCTGGACGATCTGTCCACCCTGCCCCGGTTCCGTGGGCGAGGCCACGCCGGGCGGCTGCTGGTCTGGCTGGACGCCGAAGCCCGGCGGCTGGGCAGCGAAGCGCTGCACCTCGATTCTGGCGTGGGGGAGGCCCGGTTTACGGTGCACCGTCAGTACCTGCGCCACAGCATGGGCATCACCTGTCACGACCTTGAAAAGAGGCTGCCATGA
- a CDS encoding ion transporter, producing the protein MSSPPLSAPFRARLYAFLDPGDGMHMGERLFNALLAILIVSNVAVTIMSTVPGVYEVYGPLIRAFDLSCAVVFGLEYAARLYVTPLRPGYEDGWRGMLRYALTPLPLIDLLVIVSLLLPGSAALASLRGLRLLKLLSLLKLGRYSDSLQLIGRVVRRRAGELFTTVLIVVVLVFIAASLLYQVESSAGTKGFESIPQALWWSVVTLTTTGYGDVYPQTSLGKAAAGMIMLFGVGMVALPAGMIASGFAEELSRLRMQEEAVPESRTRFCPHCGERLH; encoded by the coding sequence ATGAGCAGCCCGCCTCTGTCCGCCCCCTTCCGCGCCCGGCTGTACGCGTTTCTGGACCCGGGCGACGGCATGCATATGGGCGAGCGGCTGTTCAACGCGCTGCTGGCCATACTGATCGTGTCGAACGTGGCCGTGACCATCATGAGCACGGTGCCCGGAGTGTACGAGGTATACGGCCCCTTGATCCGCGCCTTCGACCTGAGCTGCGCGGTGGTGTTCGGGCTGGAGTACGCCGCCCGGCTGTATGTCACTCCGCTGCGGCCCGGCTACGAGGACGGCTGGCGGGGCATGCTGCGCTACGCCCTGACGCCGCTGCCCCTGATCGACCTGCTGGTGATCGTGTCATTGCTGCTGCCGGGCAGCGCCGCCCTGGCCAGCCTGCGTGGCCTGCGGCTGCTGAAGCTGCTGTCGCTGCTGAAGCTGGGCCGCTACTCGGACTCGCTGCAGCTGATCGGGCGGGTGGTGCGGCGCCGGGCCGGTGAGCTGTTTACGACCGTGCTGATCGTGGTGGTGCTGGTGTTCATTGCCGCCAGCCTGCTGTATCAGGTCGAGTCGAGCGCCGGCACCAAGGGCTTTGAAAGCATCCCGCAGGCGCTGTGGTGGTCGGTGGTCACGCTGACCACCACTGGCTACGGCGACGTGTACCCGCAGACCTCGCTGGGCAAGGCCGCCGCCGGCATGATCATGCTGTTCGGGGTGGGCATGGTCGCGCTGCCCGCCGGCATGATCGCCAGTGGTTTTGCCGAGGAACTTTCACGTCTGCGCATGCAGGAAGAAGCGGTGCCCGAATCCCGCACCCGCTTCTGCCCACACTGCGGTGAGCGCCTGCACTGA
- a CDS encoding DMT family transporter gives MTRRDVLEMFILSVVWGVSFLLIKLVGEVFPPVWVALLRSVFGALVLWAALRWGRHSLPPAHLWKPLLLVAVFNNVLPWTFFAWGEQTVSSNIAAILNATTPLFSLLIALGARDAQVTGRVIGGVMIGLAGVAMTVSGGISGGHATLFGVLILLAASLGYAVATSIAKRTLGGLNPVGLATTQLTLSSLMLAPVALLGPQPGPVTLTALGSMLVLGVFGSGVAYLLYYGLLARVSPTQVVAVTYVLPLWGLFWGAVAGEAIGLLSLLGVAVVLSGLLLLNMPRRSAGTQQGSSTLPARERPTLGPEQRRKQA, from the coding sequence ATGACGCGGCGTGACGTGCTTGAAATGTTCATTCTTTCGGTGGTGTGGGGCGTCTCGTTCCTGCTGATCAAGCTGGTCGGTGAGGTCTTCCCGCCGGTGTGGGTGGCGCTGCTGCGTTCCGTATTCGGTGCCCTGGTGCTGTGGGCCGCGCTGCGCTGGGGCCGGCATTCCCTGCCGCCGGCGCACCTGTGGAAGCCGCTGCTGCTGGTGGCCGTGTTCAACAACGTGCTGCCCTGGACCTTCTTTGCCTGGGGCGAGCAGACAGTCAGCAGTAACATCGCGGCCATCCTGAACGCCACGACGCCACTATTTTCCCTGCTGATCGCACTCGGTGCGCGAGACGCCCAGGTCACAGGACGGGTGATCGGCGGGGTGATGATCGGGCTGGCCGGTGTGGCCATGACCGTTTCCGGCGGAATCAGTGGCGGGCACGCCACCCTGTTCGGGGTCCTGATCCTGCTGGCCGCCAGTCTGGGCTACGCGGTGGCCACCTCCATCGCCAAACGCACGCTGGGCGGCCTGAACCCGGTTGGACTAGCAACCACACAGCTCACGCTGTCGTCCCTGATGCTCGCGCCGGTTGCGCTGCTGGGGCCACAGCCGGGGCCGGTAACCCTAACCGCGCTGGGGTCCATGCTGGTGCTCGGGGTCTTTGGCAGCGGCGTCGCCTACCTGCTGTATTACGGCCTGCTCGCGCGGGTCTCGCCCACGCAGGTGGTGGCGGTCACGTATGTGCTGCCCCTGTGGGGCCTGTTCTGGGGCGCGGTGGCCGGCGAGGCGATCGGTCTGCTGTCGCTGCTGGGCGTGGCGGTGGTGCTGTCGGGATTGCTGCTGCTGAACATGCCGCGCCGGTCGGCAGGCACACAGCAAGGCAGCTCCACATTGCCGGCGCGGGAGCGTCCTACACTGGGCCCAGAGCAGAGGAGGAAGCAAGCATGA
- the malQ gene encoding 4-alpha-glucanotransferase, with protein MTISRSSGVLLHPTSLPGPYGIGELGTQARHFIDWLAAAGQHYWQVMPLGPTGYGDSPYQAFSAFAGNPYLIDLTTLREEGLLGDADFAALPAFNPDKVDFGQQYVWRNQMLERACAAFVGGQAGHLRADFEAFTRAEAGWLDDYALFTALKDTYGGLPWNAWPAAVRDRQPEALATARSSLGESLERVRFVQFLFFRQWTAIREYARGKGVQVIGDIPIFVAMDSSDAWANREQFYFDDQGQPTVVAGVPPDYFSETGQLWGNPLYNWDAMRQNGFQWWIERFQGSLKLYDVIRIDHFRGFAGYWEIPFPAETAVHGRWVPALGHEMFAAVREALGELPIIAEDLGVITPDVEKLRDDFGFPGMAVLQFAFGGGDFSVNDFLPHNLRENQVVYTGTHDNDTTRGWWRNADEQEKHNFRTYTSSDPTEDSFASQLTRLAFESRAKLAVVPLQDIMNLGTEARMNLPGTTGEHNWTWRYRAAALHPELAQGLRDLTERTGRL; from the coding sequence ATGACCATTTCACGCTCCAGCGGCGTCCTGCTGCACCCCACCAGCCTTCCTGGCCCTTACGGCATTGGCGAGCTGGGAACGCAGGCCCGGCATTTCATCGACTGGCTGGCTGCCGCCGGACAGCATTACTGGCAGGTGATGCCGCTGGGTCCCACCGGCTACGGCGACAGCCCCTACCAGGCCTTCAGTGCCTTCGCGGGCAACCCCTACCTGATCGACCTGACCACCCTGCGCGAGGAGGGTCTGCTCGGTGACGCGGACTTCGCGGCGCTGCCGGCCTTCAACCCCGACAAGGTGGATTTCGGCCAGCAGTACGTGTGGCGCAACCAGATGCTGGAGCGCGCCTGTGCGGCGTTTGTGGGTGGGCAGGCAGGACACCTGCGCGCGGATTTCGAGGCGTTTACCCGGGCCGAGGCCGGCTGGCTCGATGATTACGCCCTGTTCACGGCCCTCAAGGACACCTATGGAGGCCTCCCCTGGAACGCCTGGCCGGCTGCGGTGCGCGACCGTCAGCCCGAGGCCCTGGCCACGGCGCGGAGTAGCCTGGGGGAGTCCCTGGAGCGCGTGCGGTTCGTTCAGTTCCTGTTTTTCCGCCAGTGGACCGCCATCCGGGAGTACGCGCGCGGCAAGGGTGTTCAGGTGATCGGGGATATTCCGATTTTCGTGGCCATGGACAGCAGTGACGCCTGGGCCAACCGCGAGCAGTTCTACTTCGACGACCAGGGGCAGCCTACCGTGGTCGCCGGCGTGCCGCCGGACTACTTCAGCGAGACCGGGCAGCTGTGGGGCAACCCGCTGTACAACTGGGACGCCATGCGCCAGAACGGTTTCCAGTGGTGGATCGAGCGGTTTCAGGGCAGCCTGAAGCTGTACGACGTGATCCGCATTGACCACTTCCGGGGCTTTGCCGGCTACTGGGAAATTCCCTTTCCGGCCGAGACGGCGGTGCATGGGCGCTGGGTGCCCGCGCTTGGGCACGAAATGTTTGCCGCCGTGCGTGAAGCCCTGGGCGAGTTGCCGATCATCGCCGAGGACCTGGGCGTGATTACACCGGACGTGGAAAAACTGCGTGATGATTTTGGTTTCCCGGGCATGGCCGTGCTGCAGTTTGCCTTTGGCGGCGGGGACTTCAGTGTCAACGACTTCCTGCCTCACAACCTGCGCGAGAACCAAGTAGTGTACACCGGCACCCACGACAACGACACGACCCGGGGCTGGTGGAGGAATGCCGACGAGCAGGAGAAGCACAACTTCCGCACCTACACCAGCAGCGACCCGACCGAGGACAGCTTTGCCTCTCAGCTGACGCGGCTGGCCTTCGAGAGCCGCGCGAAGCTGGCAGTCGTGCCCCTGCAGGACATCATGAACCTGGGCACCGAGGCGCGCATGAACCTGCCGGGGACCACCGGCGAGCACAACTGGACCTGGCGTTACCGTGCTGCGGCCCTGCACCCGGAGCTGGCCCAGGGCCTGCGTGACCTGACCGAACGGACTGGCCGCCTCTAA